The following coding sequences are from one Myxococcus guangdongensis window:
- a CDS encoding glycosyl hydrolase family 18 protein: MKTRLVTQWWCLLVAGVLLGGCGKGEEGPGLPGAPSSVEAQAADAQALVTWTPPTSDGGHPLLYYVVRCDPACGGAIVSASERQATVLGLNNGLKYLFKVSGVNSRGEGDASLPSVPVVPQPGLSIPNPTTPGQPRAVRATPGNGAVFVSWLAPASFGGRALKHFIVTAEPGGHSVMVDVKAGSATVPGLANGKPHTLTVRAVNDVGEGPSAHIGPVTPKPGGAPASWVSGYYVGYQHRYYPPETVDFSGMTHIMVGRVRPRFDGTLFTDFDVSDLEGPAIAKTLSSRAKAAGKIPLLMIGGFGEHDGFVLASTGESRIVFVRELLKTMDELGYVGLDLDWEPINLPPAGNDGELLLALIDELRAARPDIILTVPVNWLNSNFGMPEHEAKFMKELGSRVDQLNIMSYKMSGHWGGWESWHSSPLRDEAQNRPSSVANSVAGYIRAGVPRGRLGVGIGFFGTCWQGVTEPRIPLDGRPDVNEGQSDNAMSYANIMDKYLQDPLMKRHWDERAAATYLSASDVTGAGHCNYVSYEDGQSVAVKGQWARDEELGGTIIWTINQGHRPNQPAGKKDELLLEVKRAFLDP; this comes from the coding sequence GTGAAGACTCGACTCGTGACGCAGTGGTGGTGCCTGCTGGTAGCGGGGGTGCTGCTCGGGGGATGCGGAAAGGGTGAGGAGGGGCCGGGGCTTCCCGGGGCGCCCTCGAGCGTGGAGGCGCAGGCGGCGGACGCCCAGGCGCTGGTGACGTGGACGCCGCCGACGAGCGATGGCGGCCACCCCTTGCTGTACTACGTGGTGCGGTGCGACCCGGCGTGCGGCGGCGCCATCGTCAGCGCGAGCGAGCGCCAGGCCACGGTGCTGGGGCTCAACAACGGCCTCAAGTACCTGTTCAAGGTCTCTGGGGTGAACTCGCGCGGCGAGGGGGACGCCTCGCTGCCGTCCGTGCCGGTGGTGCCGCAGCCGGGCCTGTCCATCCCCAACCCCACGACGCCGGGGCAGCCGCGCGCGGTGAGGGCCACGCCGGGCAACGGCGCGGTGTTCGTCAGCTGGCTGGCGCCGGCGAGCTTCGGCGGACGCGCGCTCAAGCACTTCATCGTCACCGCCGAGCCCGGCGGCCACTCGGTGATGGTGGACGTGAAGGCCGGGAGCGCGACCGTCCCGGGCCTGGCCAACGGCAAGCCGCACACCCTCACGGTGAGGGCCGTCAACGACGTGGGCGAGGGCCCGTCCGCGCACATCGGCCCGGTGACGCCCAAGCCCGGCGGCGCGCCGGCGAGCTGGGTGTCCGGCTACTACGTGGGCTACCAGCACCGCTACTACCCGCCCGAGACGGTGGACTTCTCGGGCATGACGCACATCATGGTGGGCCGCGTGCGCCCCCGCTTCGACGGGACGCTGTTCACGGACTTCGACGTCTCCGACCTCGAGGGCCCGGCCATCGCCAAGACGCTGTCGTCGCGGGCGAAGGCCGCGGGGAAGATTCCCCTGCTGATGATTGGCGGCTTCGGCGAGCACGACGGCTTCGTGCTCGCGTCCACGGGGGAGAGCCGCATCGTCTTCGTGCGGGAGCTGCTCAAGACGATGGACGAGCTGGGCTACGTGGGGCTCGACCTGGACTGGGAGCCCATCAACCTGCCGCCCGCGGGCAACGACGGGGAGCTGTTGCTGGCGCTCATCGACGAGCTGCGCGCGGCCCGTCCGGACATCATCCTCACGGTGCCGGTGAACTGGCTCAACTCCAACTTCGGGATGCCCGAGCACGAGGCGAAGTTCATGAAGGAGCTGGGCTCGCGCGTCGACCAGCTCAACATCATGTCCTACAAGATGAGCGGCCACTGGGGAGGCTGGGAGAGCTGGCACTCCAGCCCCCTGCGGGACGAGGCGCAGAACCGCCCCAGCTCCGTCGCCAACTCCGTGGCGGGCTACATCCGGGCGGGCGTGCCGCGCGGGCGGCTGGGAGTGGGCATCGGCTTCTTCGGCACGTGCTGGCAGGGCGTGACGGAGCCGCGCATCCCCCTGGACGGCCGGCCCGACGTCAACGAGGGCCAGAGCGACAACGCCATGAGCTACGCCAACATCATGGACAAGTACCTCCAGGACCCGCTGATGAAGCGGCACTGGGACGAGCGCGCGGCCGCGACCTACCTGTCCGCCTCCGACGTCACCGGCGCGGGCCACTGCAACTACGTCTCGTACGAGGACGGGCAGTCCGTCGCGGTGAAGGGCCAGTGGGCGCGCGACGAGGAGCTGGGCGGCACCATCATCTGGACCATCAACCAGGGCCACCGCCCCAACCAGCCCGCGGGCAAGAAGGACGAGCTGCTGCTCGAGGTGAAGCGCGCCTTCCTGGACCCGTGA
- a CDS encoding M20 family peptidase: MKRLLLSMALGASVLVLVLVVRTLSFTSRQVAPAAMEPLTVDADAAAARLAGALRLKTVAASEGAPAEDAAFAGLHAYLSEHFPRVHAALKREAVGPHSLLYTWPGTDASLPPMLLVGHLDVVPVAPGTEASWVHPPFAGVVADGFVWGRGALDDKSSVLAQLEAVEALLAAGEKPRRTVMLAFGGDEEVGGLTGAVAIAQRLKERGVRLESVLDEGGVIMSGTVPGVSAPVALVGTSEKGFASVELKVKGEGGHSSMPPPHSAVGVLARAVAKVEDSPMPTRLEGGSRELFLRVGPEMPFGMRLLFANLWLTEPLVVRQLSAKPSTNAAVRTTTAVTMFQGGVRDNVLPTSARAVVNFRILPGDSVDGVLAHVRSVVDDSRVELGTLSFQSEPSPVSRTDTEAFGHLERALRQVFPEVVVSSYLNVAATDSRHYVGLSDNVFRFFPVHLRAEDLARVHGKDERIAVAAHAQAVRFYAQYLRNAAR; the protein is encoded by the coding sequence ATGAAACGACTGCTCCTGTCCATGGCCCTCGGGGCCAGTGTCCTCGTCCTGGTGTTGGTGGTCCGGACGTTGTCCTTCACCTCGCGGCAGGTGGCGCCGGCGGCGATGGAACCCCTGACGGTGGACGCGGACGCCGCGGCGGCGCGGCTGGCGGGGGCGCTGAGACTCAAGACGGTGGCGGCCTCGGAGGGCGCGCCCGCGGAGGACGCCGCCTTCGCGGGGCTGCATGCCTACCTGTCGGAGCACTTCCCGCGCGTGCACGCGGCGCTGAAGCGCGAGGCGGTGGGGCCGCACTCGCTGCTCTACACGTGGCCGGGGACGGACGCGTCGCTTCCGCCCATGCTGCTCGTGGGGCACCTGGACGTGGTGCCGGTGGCGCCGGGGACGGAGGCGTCCTGGGTGCATCCGCCGTTCGCCGGCGTGGTGGCGGACGGGTTCGTGTGGGGGCGCGGCGCGCTGGATGACAAGAGCAGCGTGCTGGCGCAGCTGGAGGCGGTGGAGGCGCTGCTCGCCGCGGGGGAGAAGCCCCGGCGCACGGTGATGCTGGCCTTCGGCGGGGACGAGGAGGTGGGAGGGCTGACGGGGGCGGTGGCCATCGCGCAGCGCCTGAAGGAGCGCGGCGTGCGGCTGGAGTCCGTGCTCGACGAGGGCGGCGTCATCATGTCCGGCACCGTGCCCGGGGTGAGCGCCCCGGTGGCGCTGGTGGGCACGTCCGAGAAGGGCTTCGCCAGCGTGGAGCTGAAGGTGAAGGGGGAGGGTGGGCACTCGTCCATGCCGCCGCCGCACAGCGCCGTGGGCGTGCTGGCCCGCGCGGTGGCGAAGGTGGAGGACTCGCCCATGCCCACCCGGCTCGAGGGCGGCAGCCGCGAGCTGTTCCTGCGCGTGGGGCCGGAGATGCCCTTCGGCATGCGGCTGCTCTTCGCCAACCTGTGGCTCACCGAGCCGCTCGTGGTGCGCCAGCTCTCCGCGAAGCCCAGCACCAACGCGGCGGTGCGCACCACCACCGCGGTGACGATGTTCCAGGGCGGCGTGCGCGACAACGTGCTGCCCACCAGCGCCCGCGCGGTGGTGAACTTCCGCATCCTCCCCGGCGACAGCGTGGACGGCGTGCTCGCGCACGTGCGCTCGGTGGTGGATGACTCGCGCGTGGAGCTGGGCACGCTGTCGTTCCAGAGCGAGCCGTCCCCCGTGTCGCGCACGGACACAGAGGCCTTCGGCCACCTGGAGCGCGCGCTGCGGCAGGTGTTCCCGGAGGTGGTGGTGTCCTCCTACCTCAACGTCGCCGCCACCGACTCACGCCACTACGTGGGCTTGAGCGACAACGTCTTCCGCTTCTTCCCCGTGCACCTGCGCGCCGAGGACCTGGCGCGCGTGCATGGCAAGGACGAGCGCATCGCCGTGGCGGCGCATGCCCAGGCCGTGCGCTTCTACGCGCAATACCTCCGCAACGCCGCGCGCTGA
- a CDS encoding DUF4215 domain-containing protein: protein MATVPSAGKRLASLVLASLLFSLIASSCGGGGDGNGKPDGGGGGGEGDGGPISQCDGGTCPVDNCGNGTLQSGETCDDGNKVSADGCSATCLVEEGWQCNTPGEPCVKVVGCGNGRVEAGEQCDDRNVSNGDGCSATCTVEPGWNCPSAGGRCFAAQCNDGIKVGDEECEDGNTTNGDGCSAECRLEEGWKCPTVGAACTKTTCGDGIVEGTEECDDGNKDMGDGCSAACKREPRCENGQCQATCGDGIILPNDTSEECDDGNARSGDGCSATCKLEPGYVCQVVQTDPPAALDLSAVFRDFRGWDLQADGALPRGHIDFENGNAGERGIVKSQLAKTLDGIPGKTFPGGKPEYAKTGQSSATTHGAAAFHQWYTDHANINKTIVGTLKLNRQSNGSYVFDSDRFFPLTNHPDSWVAAGKEPLRGDNGNPSQQHNFSFTSEVRYWFQYKGTEVLLFRGDDDVWVFINGKLALDLGGVHGPENGTVTVSQQAAALGLTVGGIYEAVVFQAERHTSGSSYRLTLNNFETRRTVCNATCGNGVVDEGEECDDFVNAGGYGKCAPGCVWGPRCGDGKTQTEPPANEECDDGNTVDNDGCSSTCKAEIG, encoded by the coding sequence ATGGCGACCGTCCCCTCTGCTGGAAAGCGGCTCGCGAGTCTCGTACTCGCCTCTCTTCTCTTCTCGTTGATCGCATCCTCATGTGGAGGCGGTGGTGATGGTAACGGCAAGCCGGATGGTGGCGGCGGCGGCGGTGAGGGCGATGGCGGTCCCATCAGTCAGTGTGATGGCGGTACGTGCCCCGTCGACAACTGCGGCAACGGCACGCTCCAGTCCGGAGAGACGTGCGACGACGGCAACAAGGTGAGCGCCGATGGGTGCTCGGCCACGTGCCTCGTCGAGGAAGGCTGGCAATGCAACACGCCGGGCGAGCCGTGCGTGAAGGTGGTCGGTTGCGGCAACGGCCGGGTCGAGGCGGGCGAGCAGTGTGATGATCGCAACGTCTCCAACGGCGACGGCTGCAGCGCGACGTGCACCGTGGAGCCGGGTTGGAACTGCCCGTCGGCGGGTGGCCGCTGCTTCGCCGCGCAGTGCAACGACGGCATCAAGGTGGGCGATGAGGAGTGCGAGGACGGCAACACCACCAACGGGGATGGTTGCTCCGCGGAGTGCCGCCTGGAGGAGGGCTGGAAGTGCCCGACGGTGGGCGCGGCCTGCACGAAGACCACGTGTGGTGACGGCATCGTCGAGGGCACCGAGGAGTGCGACGACGGCAACAAGGACATGGGCGATGGCTGCTCGGCGGCGTGCAAGCGCGAGCCGCGCTGCGAGAATGGCCAGTGCCAGGCGACGTGCGGCGACGGCATCATCCTGCCCAACGACACCTCCGAGGAGTGCGACGACGGCAACGCCCGCTCGGGCGACGGCTGCTCCGCCACCTGCAAGCTGGAGCCGGGCTACGTGTGCCAGGTGGTCCAGACGGATCCTCCGGCCGCGCTCGACCTGTCGGCCGTCTTCCGCGACTTCCGCGGGTGGGACCTGCAGGCGGACGGCGCGCTGCCGCGCGGTCACATCGACTTCGAGAACGGCAACGCGGGCGAGCGCGGCATCGTGAAGTCGCAGCTGGCCAAGACGCTGGACGGCATTCCGGGCAAGACGTTCCCGGGCGGCAAGCCCGAGTACGCGAAGACGGGTCAGTCCTCCGCCACCACCCACGGCGCGGCGGCCTTCCACCAGTGGTACACGGACCACGCGAACATCAACAAGACCATCGTCGGGACGCTCAAGCTCAACCGCCAGTCCAATGGCTCGTACGTGTTCGACAGCGACCGGTTCTTCCCGCTGACGAACCACCCGGACAGCTGGGTGGCCGCGGGCAAGGAGCCGCTGCGTGGCGACAACGGCAACCCGTCCCAGCAGCACAACTTCAGCTTCACCAGCGAGGTCCGGTACTGGTTCCAGTACAAGGGCACCGAGGTGCTGCTGTTCCGCGGTGACGACGACGTCTGGGTGTTCATCAACGGCAAGCTCGCGCTGGACCTGGGCGGCGTCCACGGTCCGGAGAACGGCACCGTGACGGTGTCCCAGCAGGCCGCCGCCCTGGGCCTGACGGTGGGTGGCATCTACGAGGCCGTGGTGTTCCAGGCCGAGCGTCACACCTCGGGCTCGTCGTACCGGCTGACGCTCAACAACTTCGAGACCCGTCGCACGGTGTGCAACGCCACGTGCGGCAACGGCGTGGTGGACGAGGGCGAGGAGTGCGACGACTTCGTCAACGCCGGTGGCTACGGCAAGTGCGCGCCCGGCTGCGTCTGGGGCCCGCGCTGCGGCGACGGGAAGACCCAGACGGAGCCTCCGGCGAACGAGGAGTGCGACGACGGCAACACGGTGGACAACGACGGCTGCAGCTCCACGTGCAAGGCGGAGATCGGCTGA
- a CDS encoding SAM-dependent methyltransferase yields the protein MDNQELTRIPGVNPHVPDAARIYDYTLGGTHHFEVDRQAAEFMFSLVPSTRKWLRMLRSCLRTAALRLSADGFDHWVDFASGLPTSDHIHSVLPNAKVLYTDINPLTIATGKHLLGDNPRTRYMECDIRSAGDFLRRPDVRAFLDGERRVAFGANAITVFLSSEENRKFFKDLYDWAAPGSKLFATFETKAPGLSTPKWEQFVGMFQKMGESFQLYSLREYLDLCGPWSPGPGGVMTVREFLGLPVGHITEEDREGVGIEFYAVILEKH from the coding sequence ATGGACAACCAGGAGCTGACCCGCATCCCGGGCGTCAACCCCCACGTGCCCGACGCGGCCCGCATCTACGACTACACGCTGGGCGGCACCCACCACTTCGAAGTGGACCGACAGGCCGCCGAGTTCATGTTCTCGCTGGTGCCCTCCACCCGGAAGTGGCTGCGCATGCTCCGAAGCTGCCTGCGCACCGCCGCGCTGCGCCTGTCCGCCGACGGCTTCGACCACTGGGTGGACTTCGCCTCCGGACTGCCGACGAGCGACCACATCCACTCGGTGCTGCCCAACGCCAAGGTGCTCTACACCGACATCAACCCGCTCACCATCGCCACCGGCAAGCACCTGCTCGGCGACAATCCGCGCACGCGCTACATGGAATGCGACATCCGCTCCGCGGGCGACTTCCTGCGACGGCCCGACGTGCGCGCGTTCCTGGACGGCGAGCGGCGCGTGGCCTTCGGCGCCAATGCCATCACCGTGTTCCTCTCCTCGGAGGAGAACCGGAAGTTCTTCAAGGATTTGTATGACTGGGCCGCGCCCGGCTCGAAGCTCTTCGCCACCTTCGAGACGAAGGCCCCCGGGCTGAGCACGCCGAAGTGGGAGCAGTTCGTCGGCATGTTCCAGAAGATGGGCGAGTCCTTCCAGCTCTACTCCCTGCGCGAGTACCTGGACCTGTGCGGCCCCTGGTCACCCGGCCCTGGCGGGGTGATGACGGTGAGGGAGTTCCTGGGCCTGCCCGTGGGCCACATCACCGAGGAGGACCGCGAGGGCGTGGGCATCGAGTTCTACGCCGTCATCCTCGAGAAGCACTGA
- a CDS encoding Kelch repeat-containing protein, whose amino-acid sequence MTRRPPSPATRRVPAPGLWLEGFGLTPVAGGALLTGGQGWHAQGGGSTPRTSASAFLWDAVREEWRETAPLPEPRHDHAAVALPDGRVLLVGGRDNAQPDLASTVFWEPASLRFVPGPPMRASRSHPVALVLEDGAVLVLGSDHDDDIERGTRAELLRPGASEWEPAGQTVRIFHLGPVCVSRGRVVIAGGRDNGFGFAIIEGQHLAPPLDMSTEVYEPATRTWRAAPHPLTASRDDAAGVTLADGGILVVGGWHQGTLLTSAERFDPATEQWSATAPLALGRSSFALTALWDGRAAVSGGLESTTYGATTDVELWDPATGLWSPGPPLAHGRAGHRVVPLGDDAYLVVGTTRAAPDSLPETTSEVWRP is encoded by the coding sequence ATGACGCGCAGGCCTCCGTCCCCGGCGACTCGACGTGTTCCCGCTCCCGGCCTCTGGCTGGAGGGCTTCGGCCTGACGCCTGTCGCCGGCGGCGCGCTGCTCACCGGTGGACAGGGTTGGCATGCGCAGGGGGGCGGCTCCACGCCCAGGACGTCGGCGAGCGCCTTCCTCTGGGACGCCGTCCGCGAGGAGTGGCGGGAGACGGCGCCCCTGCCGGAGCCCCGTCATGACCACGCGGCGGTGGCGCTGCCGGACGGGCGCGTGCTGCTCGTGGGCGGCCGAGACAACGCACAGCCGGACCTGGCCAGCACCGTGTTCTGGGAGCCGGCTTCGCTGCGCTTCGTCCCCGGCCCTCCCATGCGGGCTTCGCGCTCACATCCCGTCGCGCTGGTGCTGGAGGACGGAGCGGTGCTGGTGCTGGGCTCGGACCATGACGATGACATCGAGCGGGGCACGCGCGCGGAGCTGCTGCGGCCCGGCGCGTCCGAGTGGGAGCCCGCGGGCCAGACGGTCCGCATCTTCCACCTCGGCCCGGTCTGCGTGAGCCGGGGCCGCGTCGTCATCGCCGGGGGACGCGACAACGGCTTCGGCTTCGCCATCATCGAGGGCCAGCACCTGGCCCCGCCGCTCGACATGAGCACCGAGGTCTACGAGCCGGCCACCCGCACGTGGAGGGCCGCGCCCCATCCGCTCACCGCGTCGCGCGACGATGCCGCCGGTGTCACGCTCGCCGATGGCGGAATCCTCGTCGTGGGCGGCTGGCACCAGGGCACGCTGCTCACGAGCGCCGAGCGCTTCGACCCCGCCACCGAGCAGTGGAGCGCCACCGCGCCGCTCGCCCTGGGCCGCTCCAGCTTCGCGCTCACGGCGCTTTGGGACGGGCGCGCCGCCGTGTCTGGAGGCCTGGAGTCCACGACGTACGGGGCCACCACCGACGTGGAGCTCTGGGACCCGGCCACGGGCCTGTGGAGCCCCGGTCCCCCGCTGGCGCACGGCCGCGCGGGCCACCGCGTCGTGCCCCTGGGCGACGACGCGTACCTGGTGGTGGGCACCACGCGCGCCGCGCCGGACAGCCTGCCGGAGACGACCTCCGAGGTCTGGCGCCCCTGA